TCACTCTTCACGCGCTGCTGATGAAACTCTTTCAGCTTCGGTAACAGAGCAGTGAAATCACCTAATTTAGTGTATTGCGCCGGATCAATCTTATCCCATTGCAATGCATTCAACTCGACACTCTCACCGGTTTCATTAGGATCAATCAACGGAGGGAAATCGATATCCGGTTGCACACCTTTGTTCTGAGTGCTGCCACCATTGATACGATAAAATTTCGCGATGGTGTACTGAACATGACCGAGTTCATTGTCAAAGAAGTCATAGATTTTGCCTAAAGCCCGATGCTGTTGCACCGTTCCTTTACCAAAGCTATTTTCTCCGATGATCAACGCACGACCGTAATCATTCATCGCAGCAGCAAAGATTTCAGAAGCCGAAGCACTGTAACGATCGATCAATACGGTCATTGGACCATCATAATATGATTTTCCATCTGTATCTTCGTTAACAGCCACTCGGCCCATGGTGTCACGGATCTGAACTACTGGGCCTTGTTTCATAAACAAGCCAGTCAATTCAGTCGCTTCAGTTAAAGCGCCACCACCGTCATTACGTAAATCGATCAACAAACCGTCAATTTTCTGCGCTTTAAGTTTAGCCAGCTCTTTCTGCACATCTAAATGCAGATTGACATAAAAACTTGGCACCTCAATCACACCGATTTTTTTACCTTCGGATTTGATGACTTGTGATTTTGCCGCTCGATCTTCAAGACGTACTTTGTCGCGAACTAACTCAATTAACTGCGTTTGATGAGTCGCACCCTTGCCACGCTGGATTTCCAAGCGGACTTTAGTACCTTTGCGACCCTTGATCAGATCAACAACATCATCTAAACGCCAGCCAATAACATCAATGACTTTACCGCTTTCTTGTGCAACGCCAGTGATACGATCATCTGGTCGCAGCAGTTTTGTTTTATCCGCCGGGCCACCAGGGATCAACGAGCGAACGATAGTGAAATCATCATCGGCTTGCAAAACTGCGCCAATCCCCTCTAGAGAAAGATTCATCTCTGAGTTGAAACGATCGGCATTCCGCGGCGATAAATAGCTGGTATGCGGATCGATAGAACGGGCAAATGCATTCATGACTGCCTGAAAAATATCTTCGCTTTCGTCCTGCTTAAGGCGTTTGATTGCGTTGCTATAACGTTTCGTCAGCAGTTCTTTAATTTCAGCTGGTTTCTTACCTGCCAATTTCAAATTCAGCGCATCGTATTTAACTCGTTGGCGCCAAATTTCATTTATTTCGGCGTCGTCTTTAGCCCAGGCACTTTTACTACGATCAAACTCATATTTATCTGTCACATCGAATGACATCGGCTCATCGAGCAAAGAGAGCGCATATGCATAGCGTTCAAAACGACGTTTTGTACTCAAGTTATACATTGCATAGGCATTTTTCAAATCACCGCTTTGCAATGCATCATCAAACTGATGTCTGAATGCCTGAAAATTTGCAATATCAGAAGCAAGTAAAACACTACGGTTATAATCTAAGGCTTGCAGATAGAGATCAAAAATCTTCTCTGACATTTGATCATCAAGAACAAAATGTTTGTAGTGACTACGAGTAAATAGTGCGGCAATACGTTTGCTTGCGATCGCATGTTGATCTTCTTGCGCCAACGTAGGTAATGAATCTTCAGATATAGGAGGAGCTACCGCATAAGATAGCCCCGCATAGAAAACGCCAAGTGCAACTGCAGTGCTCTTGAACAAATTTACTCTCAAAATAGTGCTCCTTAAGGAACTAGGTGTTCCGCTTTTACGCGCACCTGCATACCCGTAGCCAGTTCAACCTGAACATCATCACGAGTAATTTCTTTGATATTACCGGTGATTGGTGATTTGCCTACCATCACTTGGATCTGTTGTCCGGTTTTAAGCGTGGAAAGATCAACCACAGGTTTTTTCTGTTTAGCTGGTTTGTTACCACCTTTGCGACGAGAAGAGAAAATCTTATCTTTGCTCTCTTTCAACGCAGTTTTAGCGTGAGTAACATGCTCTTCAGTTAGTTCACCTGCAGGATTACCATCTAGGTCAACACGAATCATGCCAGGGCGCAAGCCATGCAGATAACGCCAACTAGAGGTGTATTGACGAAGCGCTGAACGTAATACGGTTTTAGATACTCGTGGGTCGTCAGCCAAACGGGCAGCAAGATCCTGGAAAATACCGATTTTCAACGGACGAGCTTCGCCTGTAGCGATAAAACAAGCAGGAAACAGTTCAGAAAGGTATGCGATCAATTCTTTGCTGTTATTGATTTTTTCGTTGTTTTCCATTTACGACCTTAACTAATAAAGATGGTTGTACCAGCCACTCAAGCACCAGCCACTGTAAAGTATATGCACGTTATACTGTGCTTATTAACTC
This window of the uncultured Tolumonas sp. genome carries:
- the proQ gene encoding RNA chaperone ProQ, yielding MENNEKINNSKELIAYLSELFPACFIATGEARPLKIGIFQDLAARLADDPRVSKTVLRSALRQYTSSWRYLHGLRPGMIRVDLDGNPAGELTEEHVTHAKTALKESKDKIFSSRRKGGNKPAKQKKPVVDLSTLKTGQQIQVMVGKSPITGNIKEITRDDVQVELATGMQVRVKAEHLVP
- the prc gene encoding carboxy terminal-processing peptidase; the encoded protein is MLRVNLFKSTAVALGVFYAGLSYAVAPPISEDSLPTLAQEDQHAIASKRIAALFTRSHYKHFVLDDQMSEKIFDLYLQALDYNRSVLLASDIANFQAFRHQFDDALQSGDLKNAYAMYNLSTKRRFERYAYALSLLDEPMSFDVTDKYEFDRSKSAWAKDDAEINEIWRQRVKYDALNLKLAGKKPAEIKELLTKRYSNAIKRLKQDESEDIFQAVMNAFARSIDPHTSYLSPRNADRFNSEMNLSLEGIGAVLQADDDFTIVRSLIPGGPADKTKLLRPDDRITGVAQESGKVIDVIGWRLDDVVDLIKGRKGTKVRLEIQRGKGATHQTQLIELVRDKVRLEDRAAKSQVIKSEGKKIGVIEVPSFYVNLHLDVQKELAKLKAQKIDGLLIDLRNDGGGALTEATELTGLFMKQGPVVQIRDTMGRVAVNEDTDGKSYYDGPMTVLIDRYSASASEIFAAAMNDYGRALIIGENSFGKGTVQQHRALGKIYDFFDNELGHVQYTIAKFYRINGGSTQNKGVQPDIDFPPLIDPNETGESVELNALQWDKIDPAQYTKLGDFTALLPKLKEFHQQRVKSDPEFKYAEEDIAWYQAEKSKKYISLNEAERIKTRDEQDKKALQRANERLTRMGKPMVKSLTEIPTDVKFPDGYLKEAANITADLVQLSKS